In the genome of Crassostrea angulata isolate pt1a10 chromosome 6, ASM2561291v2, whole genome shotgun sequence, the window atgcatttctaatgatcaaccaaaatttgagcgtCTGTCGTAGAGTTAAGAGCAAGATACAGGAGCTTCCAATacaaggcttgtgccctgtctgtgtttacattggttcaatatatgTTCTTTTTCTAAATGATTTATTcttttcttattcattttaagcataaataaatagttcTTAGCACTTATCACATTCGTTTtgggtctaaaactggaatttatAACTTCTACATTCAAAACGTTAACGAAGCTTTGTTTATTCGCTTATAACAAGACGATGGACACCaacatttcatttgatcattagatatccattcctaaagcattgtaaataataaaaacagaaaaataattttgaccaaaatcgtgaccatgcccctttaaatttctattcatttcaattttgaatttctaCGATTTATAAGAAGTCATGACGTAGtgagtttttatattttatttttattttaaatgacaattttatttttacaattatttattcTGATAAGAAAAGAATTCAACAATTCTTGAGCTTCGCTTGGTACAAAGCCTTTGAAtggtttttcattttattaaaaccgCTGCAAGTTTGACTTTGATTCTTTCTATAGTGTTTGTTTTGGCATTTTGTAGACATGACACAGAATGAAGTGTATTTGCTGTATGGAAAAGCCTGTATCCATTCATTATCCCCCGGACCAAGGCCATCCTATGACTTTTACCCTGTCACGCACCTGTATCGTAGTAAACCAATTCTTTATTTCCTAGACATATTTAACAACAGTGGCGGTATCATGGAAAAATACATCAAGAACCTTGGGGGAGACCCAGCATCAACTCTGAACAGGAGGCTTCAGGGCCTGTTCTTCAGTTCTAGCGCTGACCCCCTCACTGGCCAGCCTCCGGCTGTATCTTACTACGGAGACCAGAGAATCCACATCCACATCGGTTTTATGATTGACCAAAGCAGGAATTTGTATTTCGCGGACTTTTATTGTCATTACGTCAATCATCGCGTGACATTAGTTATTACGTTGAAAGGAAGCGAGGCTGACGCATTTTGTCGACAAAGACTCCGGGCCTTAGACCCTGCGTATAATGAGTTTCTCTACCGCCGTCCACATGAACATTATGCCATGGTGAATACTAAAGTCACAGTGGAAGTGTTTTATACTGAAGACATAAATATATTCAGACTTTTAAGATTAAATTTAGCATATTTAACTTCAGTTCAACAGTCAAGTAATGCTGAATTAAAAACAGTAATTGGTCTTCCGAAAAGAATAGATTGTAAAATTTGCAATATTAAGAAACCTTTGTAATATTTTTGGTTACTTTGGTAAGTTTTGGAGTAAAAAAATTAGTATGCTTTTAGACATGCTATTTTTTTCTTGcatactagttttttttttatgtatattgatatattcaATCCGGATGTTTTGAATTTAAGTAATCCTGAGGACAAATCTTTACAGCTCTAAAAGCGCAATCATacctttaataaatataattgatttgaaaaaatgcATACTGTTTTTTATGAAAGATAATGTTTTTCACTTTCTAATTTCGTTAATGTATTCCGGTCTTATATCGCACTGTTAAAGTGACATGGGAACCTTTTACCTTTTAtggtatataaaaataattaaatctaCAAATTCtctaaaaatgaattttatttttgtacaaaatgtcaCAGTGTTATATTGGAGAATTTCCATGATGAAGTTAATGTTTGTTTATAACTTAATCCTCAACCTGAAAATATTCAGAgtataaaatattacataaatactCTCCCGCAGACCAAGAATGAAATGAGCCATACTACTTTATTCTGATGAATTTTGCAAGTTCATTGTTAACTCCACAATACCTAGAAATGCAGAAATTAGACAAAAGCATTATATCAAAGCAGTACATGGggtcttttttttaatcaaagccatgtattacattttaaatattacattctCTCAGacatttcatttttgtaaataccagtcaaatattttcaaatctaAGAAATTCCTCAATATTTTACCATTTTTATAACCTTCAtgattatttcatcaataatacGTTTTATTTGTAATCCTTCATagttaatgaaattaaaaaaaagacagaaTTGTTTCTGTGTTGGCTAAA includes:
- the LOC128186846 gene encoding uncharacterized protein LOC128186846, yielding MPDSYLDTFINYREEGTNSSAAPVSQYWGRGFDSHHFDCASRTFSVDVSHNPPSTYTVKDLNSDEFDIEPSRPLSQISQTRSVASGDTTFFIQEGLRQLCLSATNTSNGLIQHKSLVFLKDTETGFKSLHFALGSEWTFPFQLRPLCDYNLLVIRGYETKKYLFFINAVAVCSFKSHMTQNEVYLLYGKACIHSLSPGPRPSYDFYPVTHLYRSKPILYFLDIFNNSGGIMEKYIKNLGGDPASTLNRRLQGLFFSSSADPLTGQPPAVSYYGDQRIHIHIGFMIDQSRNLYFADFYCHYVNHRVTLVITLKGSEADAFCRQRLRALDPAYNEFLYRRPHEHYAMVNTKVTVEVFYTEDINIFRLLRLNLAYLTSVQQSSNAELKTVIGLPKRIDCKICNIKKPL